TCGCGTCCGGATCTCCGCAAAAACGGCGAGCGCCTTTTCGAGGCCAAGACCGCGGACGCCACTGACCGAGGTTCTGTTCGCCTTGTCGAAAGACGTCTTGTAGACGAGGCCGACGCCCGCAGCGGACGCCATTTCCACGAGCGCTGCGGCGCATTCGAGCGCGTGATCGCGCGATTCGAGCTGGCACGGACCCGCGATCAGGGTGAACGGCAGATCATTGCCGAAGACGACGTTTCCGACGGTCACATGACGTTGCATGGCTGCTCTTTTCCCCGGCGTGAGGCGCCGCCGGCATCGGGGCGCGCCCGGCCGCCTGCTTTGGCCCGCAGTATGCGCGCCTGCGAACGATGCCGATTTTTCGCGGAAACTATCGGCGCGCCGCGGGCGCGTCAAACCGCGCCGCTTGTTTCACGCAAACGCCCCCGTTAAGACAGAGCCAACAGGGCGCTTATCCATGAAAACGGCGATCGTCATACCTGCGCGTTACGGTTCCGCGCGATTTCCGGGCAAACCGCTGCATCCGGTCCTCGGCGTCTCCATGCTCGAAAGGGTCTGGCGAATCGCCACCAGCATCGACAATGCGGCGGAGGTTCTTGTCGCGACAGAAGACCGCCGCATCGTCGATTTCGCCGAGGGTTTTGGCGCGCGCGCGGTGATGACTTCGGAAAGCTGCGCGAACGGCACCGAGCGAACCGCCGAAGCGCTGAAGGTCGCCGGCGTCAGCGCCGAGATCATCGTCAATCTGCAGGGCGACGCCCTGCTGACCCCGCCCTGGGTTCTCGACGCGATGATCGACGACATGCGCGGCGATCCCGGCGCGGACATCGTCACGCCGGCCGTGCGACTGGACGGACGCGCGCTGGAGGAATTCCTCGAAATGAAGGAAATGACGCCGGCGAGCGGCACATCCGTCGTTTTCGACAATCGGCGTCGCGCGCTCTACTTTTCCAAACGGGTGATCCCCTTCATTCGCAAGACGGGGCACGCGACGGTTCATCGCCACATCGGTCTTTATGCATTCCGCGCCGAGAGTCTCGATCGCTATGTGCGCCTGCCGCAGACGCCCCTCGAGATCACCGAGGGCCTGGAGCAGTTGCGCGCGCTCGAACATGGCATGACGATAAAGGTCGCGGTCGTTGATTATCGGGGCCGCAGTCACGGCTCGGTGGATTCACCCGAAGACGTGGCCTTCGTCGAACGCCTCATCGCGCGCGAGGGCGAGCTTGTGGAGCCGCGCCGCGCATGACCCTGCTCGTTCTCGCGCGTCACGGCAACACCTTTGAAGCTGGTGAGGAAGCCCGCTGGGTCGGCGCCCGAAGCGATCTGCCGTTGAC
The DNA window shown above is from Methylocystis echinoides and carries:
- a CDS encoding 3-deoxy-manno-octulosonate cytidylyltransferase; the encoded protein is MKTAIVIPARYGSARFPGKPLHPVLGVSMLERVWRIATSIDNAAEVLVATEDRRIVDFAEGFGARAVMTSESCANGTERTAEALKVAGVSAEIIVNLQGDALLTPPWVLDAMIDDMRGDPGADIVTPAVRLDGRALEEFLEMKEMTPASGTSVVFDNRRRALYFSKRVIPFIRKTGHATVHRHIGLYAFRAESLDRYVRLPQTPLEITEGLEQLRALEHGMTIKVAVVDYRGRSHGSVDSPEDVAFVERLIAREGELVEPRRA